The following coding sequences are from one Salvia hispanica cultivar TCC Black 2014 chromosome 3, UniMelb_Shisp_WGS_1.0, whole genome shotgun sequence window:
- the LOC125217025 gene encoding metal tolerance protein 4-like, with protein MEPETADAKSPLLEAWRRGRLSRRNSVNSLRNDFISRLPDNVLSAVDPESPSSYFDVSRAQGLSQGQKDYYERQFATLKSFEDVDSVVLSEEIDEEDIQEQAQHERAMMISNYANILLLAFKIFATIKSGSLAIAASTLDSLLDLMAGGILWFSHLAMKNVNIYKYPIGKLRVQPVGIIIFAAVMATLGFQVFVQAVEQLVEANPSEKMTTDQLVWLYSIMLSATAVKLALWFYCRSSGNKIVRAYAEDHYFDVVTNVVGLVSAVLGDKFVWWIDPAGALALAIYTITNWSGTVLENAVSLVGQSAPPDVLQKLTYLVIRHPQVKRVDTVRAYTFGVLYFVEVDIELPGDLPLKEAHAIGETLQMKLEKLVEVERAFVHLDYECEHKPEHSVLSRLPNSDP; from the exons ATGGAGCCAGAAACGGCTGACGCCAAATCGCCGCTTCTGGAAGCGTGGCGGCGCGGCCGTCTAAGTCGCCGGAACTCTGTGAACTCGCTCCGCAACGATTTCATTTCCAGATTACCCGATAATGTCCTATCAGCAGTTGACCCTGAGTCTCCCTCCTCTTATTTTGATGTCTCCCGAGCTCAGGGTTTGAGCCAAG GACAGAAGGATTACTATGAAAGACAGTTTGCTACATTGAAATCATTCGAGGATGTCGATTCCGTGGTGTTATCAGAAGAAATAGATGAAGAAGATATACAAGAACAAGCACAACATGAGAGAGCTATGATGATCTCCAATTATGCTAATATTTTGCTGCTGGCCTTCAAG ATCTTCGCCACTATAAAGAGTGGATCGCTAGCCATTGCTGCTTCGACCTTGGATTCCTTACTAGATCTCATGGCTGGGGGCATACTTTGGTTTTCCCACCTTGcaatgaaaaatgtcaacatttACAAGTACCCAATTGGAAAGCTGAGGGTCCAACCGGTCGGGATTATCATCTTCGCTGCTGTGATGGCTACTCTTG GCTTTCAGGTTTTTGTTCAGGCTGTGGAACAGCTTGTCGAAGCAAATCCTTCTGAGAAAATGACCACAGATCAGTTGGTCTGGTTGTACTCAATTATGTTATCTGCTACTGCAGTAAAACTCGCTCTCTGGTTTTACTGCAGAAGCTCGGGCAACAAAATTGTGCGCGCTTATGCAGAG GACCATTATTTCGACGTGGTAACAAATGTAGTAGGATTGGTATCGGCTGTCCTCGGTGATAAGTTCGTGTGGTGGATTGATCCAGCCGGTGCACTTGCACTGGCAATCTACACAATCACTAACTGGTCTGGAACTGTACTTGAGAATGCAG TGTCGCTGGTAGGCCAATCAGCACCACCCGATGTTCTGCAGAAGCTGACTTATCTTGTGATAAGGCACCCTCAGGTTAAGCGTGTTGACACGGTCCGTGCTTACACTTTTGGAGTTCTGTATTTTGTTGAG GTCGATATCGAGCTCCCTGGAGATCTGCCCCTCAAAGAAGCTCACGCCATCGGAGAAACTCTGCAGATGAAGCTCGAGAAACTTGTTGAAGTCGAAAGGGCATTCGTTCATCTTGATTATGAATGTGAGCACAAGCCAGAGCACTCTGTTCTCAGCCGGCTGCCCAACAGCGATCCCTAA
- the LOC125212284 gene encoding non-specific lipid transfer protein GPI-anchored 6-like isoform X1, with protein sequence MDSKDLFFGYLSIFIILFNFAVCDVASDRQKCENQLIGLATCLPYVGGEANAPASDCCTGFKQVLRDSRECICLLIKDRDDPSLGLKINATRALSLPDKCKTPVNESITDCPTILHLPPNSPDAKVFDDFAKSASKSNTTTTTTPTSSDIASSSSGSSASTTTGPNSDGGEEKIWFAGLLIAMATVHVFVNQ encoded by the exons ATGGATTCCAAAGATCTGTTTTTTGGATATCTCTCTATTTTCATAATTCTATTCAATTTTGCAGTGTGTGACGTAGCAAGTGATAGACAAAAATGTGAAAACCAACTAATAGGGCTAGCAACGTGCCTGCCCTACGTGGGTGGGGAGGCCAATGCCCCCGCCAGCGATTGTTGCACCGGCTTCAAGCAAGTCTTGAGAGATAGTCGCGAGTGCATCTGCTTGTTGATCAAGGATCGGGACGATCCAAGTCTTGGGCTCAAGATCAATGCCACTCGTGCCCTCTCCCTCCCCGACAAATGCAAGACTCCTGTCAACGAGTCCATCACGGACTGCCCGA CTATTCTTCATCTACCACCAAACTCACCGGATGCTAAGGTGTTTGATGATTTTGCAAAGAGTGCCAGCAAAAGCAACACCACCACAACTACTACCCCTACTTCTTCTG ATATAGCAAGCTCGTCGAGTGGGTCGTCTGCATCAACAACAACCGGTCCAAATAGCGATGGAGGAGAGGAGAAGATATGGTTTGCTGGACTACTCATAGCTATGGCTACAGTTCATGTTTTCGTTAATCAATAA
- the LOC125212284 gene encoding non-specific lipid transfer protein GPI-anchored 6-like isoform X2, with amino-acid sequence MDSKDLFFGYLSIFIILFNFAVCDVASDRQKCENQLIGLATCLPYVGGEANAPASDCCTGFKQVLRDSRECICLLIKDRDDPSLGLKINATRALSLPDKCKTPVNESITDCPTILHLPPNSPDAKVFDDFAKSASKSNTTTTTTPTSSASSSSGSSASTTTGPNSDGGEEKIWFAGLLIAMATVHVFVNQ; translated from the exons ATGGATTCCAAAGATCTGTTTTTTGGATATCTCTCTATTTTCATAATTCTATTCAATTTTGCAGTGTGTGACGTAGCAAGTGATAGACAAAAATGTGAAAACCAACTAATAGGGCTAGCAACGTGCCTGCCCTACGTGGGTGGGGAGGCCAATGCCCCCGCCAGCGATTGTTGCACCGGCTTCAAGCAAGTCTTGAGAGATAGTCGCGAGTGCATCTGCTTGTTGATCAAGGATCGGGACGATCCAAGTCTTGGGCTCAAGATCAATGCCACTCGTGCCCTCTCCCTCCCCGACAAATGCAAGACTCCTGTCAACGAGTCCATCACGGACTGCCCGA CTATTCTTCATCTACCACCAAACTCACCGGATGCTAAGGTGTTTGATGATTTTGCAAAGAGTGCCAGCAAAAGCAACACCACCACAACTACTACCCCTACTTCTTCTG CAAGCTCGTCGAGTGGGTCGTCTGCATCAACAACAACCGGTCCAAATAGCGATGGAGGAGAGGAGAAGATATGGTTTGCTGGACTACTCATAGCTATGGCTACAGTTCATGTTTTCGTTAATCAATAA
- the LOC125212283 gene encoding DEAD-box ATP-dependent RNA helicase 37-like, producing the protein MPATWSESVEKAPTGGGVGVTSHASRSTYVPPHLRNRPPSASTDPAPSAAVSYAGTLAGNESQGQGGAAVGGFQSYGPRNDRGGGGGLSRGGGGGGGSAWNNRNGGWDRGREREANPFQDDGVPEPEYAVQENSGINFDAYEDIPVETSGKDVPPPVNTFAEIDLGDALNMNIKRCKYVKPTPVQRHAIPISLTGRDLMACAQTGSGKTAAFCFPIISGIMKSGQSAQRQPRMPRMAFPLALILSPTRELSMQIHEEAKKFSYQTGVKAVVAYGGAPINQQLRELERGVDILVATPGRLVDLLERARVSLQNIRYLALDEADRMLDMGFEPQIRRIVQQMDMPPPGVRQTLLFSATFPKEIQRLAADFLSNYIFLAVGRVGSSTELILQRIEYVLETDKRSHLMDLLHAQRANGVQAKQALTLVFVETKKGADSLEHWLCINGFPATSIHGDRTQQEREYALRSFKSGKTPILVATDVAARGLDIPHVAHVVNFDLPNDIDDYVHRIGRTGRAGKTGLATAFFNDGNASLAKPLADLMQEANQEVPAWLARFAARSSFGGGRNRRGQGGGGRFGGRDFRKDSSYNRGGMDMYGGGSNMNNGYNHSGGYGGGFGSAVTSAWD; encoded by the exons ATGCCTGCTACATGGTCTGAATCTGTTGAGAAGGCTCCCACCGGTGGTGGTGTAGGGGTTACTTCTCATGCTTCTAGAAGTACTTATGTTCCTCCGCATCTTAGAAATAGGCCTCCTTCAGCCTCAACTGATCCTGCCCCCTCAGCTGCAGTTTCCTATGCTGGGACTTTGGCGGGAAATGAATCCCAGGGACAGGGTGGTGCAGCTGTAGGTGGATTTCAGTCGTATGGTCCTAGAAATGATagaggtggaggtggtggtcTCAGTCGCGGTGGTGGGGGTGGAGGTGGTAGTGCTTGGAACAATAGAAATGGTGGTTGGGATCGTGGCAGGGAAAGAGAGGCTAATCCTTTTCAAGATGATGGAGTTCCAGAACCAGAATATGCAGTACAGGAAAATTCAGGGATCAATTTTGATGCTTATGAGGATATTCCGGTGGAGACTAGTGGGAAAGATGTCCCACCTCCTGTGAATACATTTGCCGAGATTGATTTGGGTGATgctttaaatatgaatattaagaGGTGCAAGTATGTGAAACCTACACCTGTGCAGCGGCACGCCATACCAATATCACTCACTGGGCGGGATTTGATGGCTTGCGCTCAAACTGGTTCAGGAAAGACTGCAGCATTCTGTTTCCCAATAATTAGTGGAATCATGAAAAGTGGCCAATCTGCTCAAAGACAGCCACGTATGCCGCGTATGGCATTTCCGCTTGCTCTCATTCTTTCTCCAACAAGGGAGCTTTCTATGCAG ATTCATGAAGAAGCTAAGAAATTTTCATATCAAACTGGCGTCAAGGCTGTTGTTGCTTATGGTGGTGCACCTATCAATCAACAG CTTCGAGAACTTGAAAGAGGTGTGGACATACTTGTTGCAACACCTGGACGTTTAGTTGATTTGTTGGAAAGGGCTAGAGTCTCGTTACAAAACATTAGGTACTTAGCCCTTGACGAAGCAGATAGAATGTTGGACATGGGTTTTGAACCTCAAATAAGGAGAATTGTGCAACAAATGGACATGCCTCCACCTGGTGTAAGACAGACATTGCTATTTAGCGCCACATTTCCTAAGGAGATCCAG AGACTAGCTGCagattttctttcaaattacATATTTCTGGCTGTTGGAAGAGTTGGTTCTAGCACTGAATTGAtcctccaaagaattgaataTGTGCTTGAGACTGACAAAAGAAGTCACCTGATGGACCTTCTCCATGCACAAAGAGCAAATGGCGTTCAGGCCAAG CAAGCACTGACATTGGTTTTCGTTGAGACAAAGAAGGGAGCTGATTCGCTTGAACACTGGCTTTGCATTAATGGCTTTCCTGCCACTTCCATTCACGGTGACCGAACACAACAG GAGCGAGAATATGCTTTAAGATCATTCAAAAGTGGCAAAACTCCAATTCTGGTTGCAACTGATGTGGCAGCACGTGGCCTTGACATCCCTCATGTTGCACATGTCGTCAACTTCGATCTTCCTAATGACATTGACGACTATGTCCACCGTATTGGACGCACCGGGCGTGCTGGTAAAACAGGACTGGCCACTGCTTTTTTCAACGATGGCAATGCCTCATTGGCAAAACCATTGGCTGATTTGATGCAAGAAGCAAATCAAGAGGTTCCTGCTTGGCTGGCACGCTTTGCTGCTCGGTCTAGCTTTGGAGGTGGTAGGAACCGCCGAGGGCAAGGTGGCGGAGGAAGATTTGGCGGGCGTGATTTCCGCAAAGATTCCTCCTACAATAGAGGTGGGATGGACATGTATGGTGGCGGCAGCAACATGAACAATGGTTACAACCATTCTGGCGGATATGGTGGAGGCTTTGGCTCTGCTGTGACTAGCGCCTGGGACTAA